A stretch of Cicer arietinum cultivar CDC Frontier isolate Library 1 chromosome 5, Cicar.CDCFrontier_v2.0, whole genome shotgun sequence DNA encodes these proteins:
- the LOC101493431 gene encoding psbP domain-containing protein 4, chloroplastic isoform X2, giving the protein MALRLRVTSVSSPFVSTASGFSLSQSCSVFKPCFHPLRFHFQLNNRNYSYPTRLVIRASRTESKGVILDFRVPQFQLPEPLTGKVWTLEGFKAHLAILSQDGRRPFELVYHGQFDDSRPSSDIQVTGRRTVLAFGISLLGFPGVSLAVVKQGLLAGRIPGLSEPDEQGWRTYRRPDEKSGGHGVGWSPIIPYTFSVPQEWEEVPVSIADLGGTELDLRFASSKEGRLFVIVAPVLRFSDTLGDDATIEKIGPPDKVINAFGPEMIGENVEGKVLSASVAEHEGRTYYQFELEPPHIFITATAAGNRLYLFGVTGNGLQWKRHYSDLKKISDSFRVV; this is encoded by the exons ATGGCACTAAGACTGAGAGTGACTTCCGTTTCTTCACCGTTTGTTTCAACTGCCTCTGGATTCTCACTCTCCCAATCATGCTCTGTTTTCAAACCATGTTTTCATCCTCTTCGCTTCCATTTCCAACTCAATAATAGAAATTACTCATACCCAACAAGGCTTGTCATTAGAGCTTCTAGAACAGAGTCCAAAGGTGTCATCTTGGATTTCAGGGTCCCTCAATTTCAG CTTCCAGAGCCTCTAACTGGGAAGGTTTGGACATTGGAAGGTTTTAAGGCTCATCTAGCTATACTG TCACAGGATGGTCGAAGGCCGTTTGAGCTGGTTTATCATGGTCAATTTGATGATTCAAGGCCAAGTAGTGACATACAAGTAACTGGAAG AAGAACAGTTTTGGCTTTTGGAATTTCCTTGTTGGGTTTTCCAGGAGTGAGTTTGGCTGTGGTGAAACAAGGTCTTCTAGCAGGAAGAATTCCTGGTTTGTCTGAACCCGATGAACAAG GTTGGAGGACATATCGTAGGCCAGATGAGAAATCAGGAGGACATGGTGTTGGCTGGAGTCCTATTATTCCATACACCTTCTCGGTACCTCAAGAATGGGAAGAG GTACCTGTATCAATAGCAGATCTTGGTGGCACAGAGTTAGATTTGAGATTTGCCAGCTCTAAGGAAGGACGTCTGTTTGTCATCGTTGCTCCGGTTCTTAGATTCTCTGACA CTCTTGGTGATGATGCTACAATAGAAAAAATTGGACCTCCAGACAAAGTGATCAATGCGTTTGGCCCAGAAATGATTGGAGAAAATGTAGAAGGGAAGGTTCTTAGTGCAAGTGTAGCAGAACATGAAGGAAGAACTTACTATCAGTTTGAGCTAGAACCTCCTCATATTTTCATTACTGCCACTGCTGCTGGCAACCGCCTATACTTGTTTGGTGTAACCGGCAATG GCCTTCAGTGGAAGAGACACTACAgtgatttgaagaagatatcGGACTCTTTTCGAGTTGTATAA
- the LOC101493431 gene encoding psbP domain-containing protein 4, chloroplastic isoform X1: MALRLRVTSVSSPFVSTASGFSLSQSCSVFKPCFHPLRFHFQLNNRNYSYPTRLVIRASRTESKGVILDFRVPQFQLPEPLTGKVWTLEGFKAHLAILKGLAVIAISSNSVATPPQSQDGRRPFELVYHGQFDDSRPSSDIQVTGRRTVLAFGISLLGFPGVSLAVVKQGLLAGRIPGLSEPDEQGWRTYRRPDEKSGGHGVGWSPIIPYTFSVPQEWEEVPVSIADLGGTELDLRFASSKEGRLFVIVAPVLRFSDTLGDDATIEKIGPPDKVINAFGPEMIGENVEGKVLSASVAEHEGRTYYQFELEPPHIFITATAAGNRLYLFGVTGNGLQWKRHYSDLKKISDSFRVV, translated from the exons ATGGCACTAAGACTGAGAGTGACTTCCGTTTCTTCACCGTTTGTTTCAACTGCCTCTGGATTCTCACTCTCCCAATCATGCTCTGTTTTCAAACCATGTTTTCATCCTCTTCGCTTCCATTTCCAACTCAATAATAGAAATTACTCATACCCAACAAGGCTTGTCATTAGAGCTTCTAGAACAGAGTCCAAAGGTGTCATCTTGGATTTCAGGGTCCCTCAATTTCAG CTTCCAGAGCCTCTAACTGGGAAGGTTTGGACATTGGAAGGTTTTAAGGCTCATCTAGCTATACTG AAAGGACTTGCTGTTATTGCAATATCTTCAAATTCTGTAGCTACACCCCCCCAG TCACAGGATGGTCGAAGGCCGTTTGAGCTGGTTTATCATGGTCAATTTGATGATTCAAGGCCAAGTAGTGACATACAAGTAACTGGAAG AAGAACAGTTTTGGCTTTTGGAATTTCCTTGTTGGGTTTTCCAGGAGTGAGTTTGGCTGTGGTGAAACAAGGTCTTCTAGCAGGAAGAATTCCTGGTTTGTCTGAACCCGATGAACAAG GTTGGAGGACATATCGTAGGCCAGATGAGAAATCAGGAGGACATGGTGTTGGCTGGAGTCCTATTATTCCATACACCTTCTCGGTACCTCAAGAATGGGAAGAG GTACCTGTATCAATAGCAGATCTTGGTGGCACAGAGTTAGATTTGAGATTTGCCAGCTCTAAGGAAGGACGTCTGTTTGTCATCGTTGCTCCGGTTCTTAGATTCTCTGACA CTCTTGGTGATGATGCTACAATAGAAAAAATTGGACCTCCAGACAAAGTGATCAATGCGTTTGGCCCAGAAATGATTGGAGAAAATGTAGAAGGGAAGGTTCTTAGTGCAAGTGTAGCAGAACATGAAGGAAGAACTTACTATCAGTTTGAGCTAGAACCTCCTCATATTTTCATTACTGCCACTGCTGCTGGCAACCGCCTATACTTGTTTGGTGTAACCGGCAATG GCCTTCAGTGGAAGAGACACTACAgtgatttgaagaagatatcGGACTCTTTTCGAGTTGTATAA
- the LOC101493966 gene encoding pentatricopeptide repeat-containing protein At3g21470 produces the protein MKMQRVKKISGIAENFNPSNLSRSQGSLRRALVVYKETRQEGTCDPTVLPQLLKACASLPFLHYVKVLHAESIKAGSNSDVFIGTAIVAAYSKCGVVSDARKLFDVMPERNVVTWNAMIGGYLRNGDTESASLAFEEMPVKTRVSWNQMIGGFARNGDTVTARRLFDKVPHELKDVVTWTVMVDGYAKNGEMEDAREVFELMPERNCFVWSSMVCGYCKKGSVVEAEAIFRRIPVRSLEIWNSMIAGYVQNGFGDKALLAFEEMGVEGFEPDEFTVVSVLSACAQIGDLDAGKRIHHMIEHKGIAVNQFVLSGLVDMYSKCGDLVNARLVFESCNEKNNFCWNAMISGFSVNGKCKEVLEYFGRMEEFNIRPDAVTFLSVLSACAHGGLVSVGLEVISKMEAYGIEIGIMHYGCMVDLLGRAGRLKEAYDLIKRMPVKPNETVLGGMLGACWIHSDMKMAEQVIKMTGVDSATCGNSHNVLMSNIYAASEKWEKAEMMRRTMVNGGSEKIPGCSSIIINNSVVDLSIGKEVLC, from the coding sequence ATGAAGATGCAGCGCGTCAAAAAAATTAGTGGAATCGCAGAGAATTTCAACCCATCAAATTTATCACGTTCCCAAGGATCATTGAGAAGAGCTCTTGTCGTGTACAAAGAAACTCGTCAGGAAGGAACATGCGACCCCACCGTGCTCCCTCAGTTACTCAAAGCTTGCGCTTCTCTTCCCTTCCTTCATTATGTTAAAGTCCTTCACGCAGAGTCCATCAAAGCCGGTTCGAACAGCGACGTATTCATTGGAACGGCAATTGTTGCCGCTTACTCCAAATGCGGCGTCGTTTCGGATGCGCGCAAGCTGTTCGATGTTATGCCTGAAAGAAATGTTGTGACTTGGAATGCAATGATTGGTGGGTACTTGAGAAATGGCGACACTGAATCTGCTTCACTTGCGTTTGAGGAAATGCCGGTGAAAACAAGGGTGAGTTGGAATCAGATGATTGGTGGGTTTGCTAGAAATGGTGACACTGTAACTGCTAGGAGATTGTTTGATAAGGTTCCACATGAGTTGAAAGATGTAGTGACGTGGACTGTGATGGTTGATGGGTATGCTAAAAACGGGGAAATGGAAGATGCAAGGGAAGTGTTTGAGTTAATGCCTGAAAGGAATTGTTTTGTTTGGTCATCTATGGTTTGTGGCTACTGCAAGAAGGGTAGTGTCGTGGAGGCTGAGGCCATTTTTCGACGGATTCCGGTCCGGAGTTTGGAGATTTGGAATTCCATGATTGCTGGCTATGTACAGAATGGATTTGGTGATAAAGCATTGCTAGCTTTTGAGGAAATGGGTGTGGAAGGTTTTGAGCCCGATGAGTTCACTGTTGTTAGTGTTTTATCTGCATGTGCTCAGATTGGGGACCTGGATGCTGGCAAGAGAATTCATCACATGATAGAACATAAAGGAATAGCTGTGAACCAATTTGTTTTGAGTGGATTGGTTGACATGTATTCGAAATGTGGGGACTTGGTTAATGCAAGGTTGGTTTTTGAAAGTTGCAATGAGAAGAATAATTTCTGTTGGAATGCTATgatttcaggtttttccgtcAATGGAAAATGCAAGGAGGTTCTTGAGTATTTCGGGAGGATGGAGGAGTTTAATATAAGGCCCGATGCTGTCACATTTCTTAGTGTACTTTCTGCCTGTGCGCATGGAGGTTTGGTGAGTGTTGGGTTGGAAGTAATATCTAAAATGGAGGCATATGGAATTGAAATAGGCATCATGCATTATGGATGCATGGTTGACCTATTGGGAAGAGCAGGGAGATTAAAGGAGGCATATGACTTAATAAAAAGAATGCCAGTGAAACCTAATGAAACTGTTTTGGGTGGAATGCTTGGTGCTTGCTGGATTCATTCAGATATGAAAATGGCTGAACAAGTTATTAAGATGACTGGTGTAGACTCTGCTACATGTGGTAATTCCCACAACGTGCTTATGTCAAATATCTATGCAGCTTCAGAAAAATGGGAGAAAGCTGAAATGATGAGGAGGACCATGGTAAATGGGGGGTCTGAAAAGATACCAGGGTGTAGTTCAATCATCATTAATAACTCTGTTGTTGATTTAAGTATAGGTAAAGAAGTTTTGTGTTAA
- the LOC101494289 gene encoding uncharacterized protein isoform X2 has protein sequence MALRLRVTSFSSPFVSTASGFSLSQSCSVSKQCFHPLRFQLNTRNYSYPTRLVIKAARTESKGVSLGFRAPQFQLAEPLTGKVWTLEDFEAHPALLKGLAVIAISSNSVATHPQDGPEFMAEDAKLFGYPFPYLYDESQDVALDFGAVCTPEFYLFKKDGRRPFELVYHGQFDDSRPSSNIQVTGRDLSLAIDRVLSGQQVPSEQTPSVGCSIKWHPGKKF, from the exons ATGGCACTAAGACTGAGAGTGACATCCTTTTCTTCACCGTTTGTTTCAACTGCCTCTGGATTCTCACTCTCCCAATCATGCTCTGTTTCCAAACAGTGTTTTCACCCTCTTCGCTTCCAACTCAATACTAGAAACTACTCATACCCAACAAGGCTTGTCATTAAAGCTGCCAGAACAGAGTCCAAAGGTGTTTCCTTGGGTTTCAGAGCTCCTCAATTTCAG CTTGCAGAGCCTCTTACTGGGAAGGTTTGGACATTGGAAGATTTTGAAGCACATCCAGCTCTACTG AAAGGACTTGCTGTCATTGCAATATCTTCTAATTCTGTAGCTACACACCCCCAG GATGGACCAGAATTTATGGCAGAAGATGCTAAGTTGTTTGGTTATCCTTTCCCATACCTATACGATGAG TCACAGGATGTTGCACTTGATTTTGGAGCTGTTTGTACACCAGAATTTTACCTTTTCAAAAAG GATGGTCGAAGGCCGTTTGAGCTGGTTTATCATGGTCAATTTGATGATTCAAGGCCAAGTAGTAACATACAAGTAACTGGAAG agaCTTGAGCTTGGCAATAGATCGTGTTCTGAGTGGCCAGCAGGTACCATCAGAGCAAACACCTAG TGTTGGATGCAGCATAAAGTGGCACCCAGGAAAGAAGTTTTGA
- the LOC101494289 gene encoding uncharacterized protein isoform X1: protein MALRLRVTSFSSPFVSTASGFSLSQSCSVSKQCFHPLRFQLNTRNYSYPTRLVIKAARTESKGVSLGFRAPQFQLAEPLTGKVWTLEDFEAHPALLVMFICNHCPFVKHLKKDIVKLTKFYMKKGLAVIAISSNSVATHPQDGPEFMAEDAKLFGYPFPYLYDESQDVALDFGAVCTPEFYLFKKDGRRPFELVYHGQFDDSRPSSNIQVTGRDLSLAIDRVLSGQQVPSEQTPSVGCSIKWHPGKKF, encoded by the exons ATGGCACTAAGACTGAGAGTGACATCCTTTTCTTCACCGTTTGTTTCAACTGCCTCTGGATTCTCACTCTCCCAATCATGCTCTGTTTCCAAACAGTGTTTTCACCCTCTTCGCTTCCAACTCAATACTAGAAACTACTCATACCCAACAAGGCTTGTCATTAAAGCTGCCAGAACAGAGTCCAAAGGTGTTTCCTTGGGTTTCAGAGCTCCTCAATTTCAG CTTGCAGAGCCTCTTACTGGGAAGGTTTGGACATTGGAAGATTTTGAAGCACATCCAGCTCTACTG GTTATGTTTATATGCAACCACTGTCCATTTGTCAAGCACCTGAAAAAAGACATTGTAAAGCTTACTAAATTCTATATGAAG AAAGGACTTGCTGTCATTGCAATATCTTCTAATTCTGTAGCTACACACCCCCAG GATGGACCAGAATTTATGGCAGAAGATGCTAAGTTGTTTGGTTATCCTTTCCCATACCTATACGATGAG TCACAGGATGTTGCACTTGATTTTGGAGCTGTTTGTACACCAGAATTTTACCTTTTCAAAAAG GATGGTCGAAGGCCGTTTGAGCTGGTTTATCATGGTCAATTTGATGATTCAAGGCCAAGTAGTAACATACAAGTAACTGGAAG agaCTTGAGCTTGGCAATAGATCGTGTTCTGAGTGGCCAGCAGGTACCATCAGAGCAAACACCTAG TGTTGGATGCAGCATAAAGTGGCACCCAGGAAAGAAGTTTTGA
- the LOC101494289 gene encoding uncharacterized protein isoform X3, whose product MFICNHCPFVKHLKKDIVKLTKFYMKKGLAVIAISSNSVATHPQDGPEFMAEDAKLFGYPFPYLYDESQDVALDFGAVCTPEFYLFKKDGRRPFELVYHGQFDDSRPSSNIQVTGRDLSLAIDRVLSGQQVPSEQTPSVGCSIKWHPGKKF is encoded by the exons ATGTTTATATGCAACCACTGTCCATTTGTCAAGCACCTGAAAAAAGACATTGTAAAGCTTACTAAATTCTATATGAAG AAAGGACTTGCTGTCATTGCAATATCTTCTAATTCTGTAGCTACACACCCCCAG GATGGACCAGAATTTATGGCAGAAGATGCTAAGTTGTTTGGTTATCCTTTCCCATACCTATACGATGAG TCACAGGATGTTGCACTTGATTTTGGAGCTGTTTGTACACCAGAATTTTACCTTTTCAAAAAG GATGGTCGAAGGCCGTTTGAGCTGGTTTATCATGGTCAATTTGATGATTCAAGGCCAAGTAGTAACATACAAGTAACTGGAAG agaCTTGAGCTTGGCAATAGATCGTGTTCTGAGTGGCCAGCAGGTACCATCAGAGCAAACACCTAG TGTTGGATGCAGCATAAAGTGGCACCCAGGAAAGAAGTTTTGA
- the LOC101494599 gene encoding uncharacterized protein, whose translation MSSNALKLFILFFTISLFPFISSLNQEGLSLLSWLSTFNSSNYVSTTFSSWDPSQKNPCRWDYIKCSAEEFVEEIIITSIDLRSGFPTQFLSFNHLTTLIISNGNLTGEIPSSVGNLSSLVTLDLSFNTLTGTIPKEIGKLSELRWLSLNSNSLHGKIPTTIGNCSKLHQLELFDNQLSGMIPGEIGQLKALESLRAGGNQGIFGEIPMQISDCKALVFLGLAVTGISGEIPSSIGELQNLKTLSVYTAHLTGQIPPEIHNCSALEDLFLYENQLNGNIPYELGSMQSLKRVLLWQNNLTGNIPENLGNCTSLKVIDFSLNSLIGQLPLSLSKLLSLEELLLSDNNIYGEIPSYVGNFSMLKQLELDNNKFSGEIPSVIGNLKELTLFFAWQNQLHGSIPTELSNCQKLEAIDLSHNFLTGPIPNSLFHLKNLTQLLLISNRLSGQIPPDIGSCISLIRLRLGSNNFTGRIPQEIGLLRSLSFLELSYNQLSGDIPYEIGNCAHLEMLDLHSNELQGTIPSSLKFLASLNVLDLSSNRITGTIPKSFGKLTSLNKLILNGNLITGLIPQSLGLCKDLQLLDLSNNRIIGSIPNEIGYLQGLDILLNLSWNSLTGSIPMTFSNLSKLSILDLSYNKLTGTLIVLGDLDNLVSLNVSYNKFSGTLPDTKFFRDLPAAAFAGNPDLCINKCHASENLQGNKSIRNIIIFTFLGVILTSAIVTCGVILALRIQGNSYGSSNDFDHEGELEWSFTPFQKLNFSINDIVTKLSDSNIVGKGCSGVVYRVETPTRQAIAVKKLWPIKNEETQERDQFTAEVQTLGSIRHKNIVRLLGCCDNGRTRMLLFDYICNGSLFGLLHEKRLFLDWDARYKIILGAAHGLEYLHHDCIPPIVHRDIKANNILVGPMFEAFLADFGLAKLIISSECAGASNVVAGSYGYIAPEYGYSLRITEKSDVYSYGVVLLEILTGMEPTDNRIPENAHIVTWVISEIREKKREFTTILDQQLVLQCGTRIPEMLQVLGVALLCVNPSPEERPTMKDVTAMLKEIRLANDDLDKPNVLNKCMVVTNPKAAVHCSSFSRSCELLIESSSSSS comes from the exons ATGTCAAGCAATGCATTAAAGCTTTTTATCTTGTTTTTTACTATCTCCTTGTTTCCATTCATTTCTTCTCTAAACCAAGAAGGTCTCTCTCTACTTTCATGgctttcaactttcaattcatCCAACTATGTCAGTACTACCTTCTCGTCATGGGATCCATCTCAGAAAAATCCATGCAGATGGGACTATATAAAGTGTTCTGCAGAAGAGTTTGTTGAAGAGATCATAATAACATCGATCGATCTTCGTAGCGGTTTTCCTACACAGTTCCTTTCTTTTAACCACCTTACAACTCTTATCATCTCAAATGGAAATCTCACAGGAGAGATTCCAAGTTCAGTTGGAAACTTGTCATCTCTAGTTACTCTTGACCTTAGCTTCAATACTTTAACAGGAACCATTCCAAAAGAAATAGGAAAGTTATCTGAACTAAGATGGTTATCTTTGAATTCAAATTCATTACATGGAAAAATTCCAACCACAATTGGAAACTGTTCAAAGCTTCATCAGCTGGAACTTTTTGACAACCAGCTTTCCGGTATGATTCCCGGAGAAATAGGCCAGTTGAAGGCTCTTGAATCGCTGAGAGCAGGCGGAAATCAAGGTATATTTGGCGAAATTCCAATGCAGATATCAGATTGTAAGGCTTTGGTTTTTCTTGGACTTGCAGTTACTGGAATTTCTGGTGAGATTCCATCAAGTATAGGAGAACTTCAGAATCTCAAGACACTTTCAGTCTACACAGCACATCTCACAGGTCAAATTCCACCAGAGATTCACAACTGTTCAGCTTTGGAAGATTTGTTTCTGTATGAAAATCAGCTTAATGGAAACATTCCTTATGAATTAGGTTCCATGCAAAGCCTCAAAAGGGTTTTACTGTGGCAGAACAATTTAACTGGAAACATTCCTGAAAATCTTGGAAACTGCACAAGTCTGAAGGTTATTGATTTCTCTTTGAATTCTCTTATTGGTCAGTTACCTTTGAGTCTCAGTAAACTACTCTCATTGGAGGAACTTCTTTTGTCTGATAATAACATTTATGGAGAAATACCTTCATATGTTGGCAATTTTTCCATGTTGAAGCAACTTGAATTAGATAACAACAAATTCTCTGGTGAGATTCCATCTGTTATAGGGAATCTGAAGGAACTCACACTCTTCTTTGCTTGGCAGAATCAGCTTCATGGAAGTATACCAACAGAACTATCTAACTGTCAGAAACTTGAAGCGATTGATCTTTCGCACAATTTCCTTACTGGTCCGATTCCAAATTCTCTCTTTCatctaaagaatttaactcAGTTGTTGCTGATATCAAACAGACTTTCAGGTCAAATTCCACCTGATATTGGCAGCTGCATAAGTTTGATCAGGTTAAGACTAGGATCAAACAACTTTACCGGTCGAATTCCACAAGAAATAGGCCTTTTGAGAAGTTTGAGTTTTCTAGAGTTGTCTTATAATCAACTCAGTGGAGATATTCCTTATGAGATAGGTAACTGTGCTCATCTAGAAATGCTTGACTTGCACAGCAATGAACTCCAAGGAACCATTCCTTCCTCATTAAAATTCCTCGCCAGCCTTAATGTATTGGATCTTTCTTCAAACAGAATAACAGGAACCATTCCCAAGAGTTTTGGCAAACTTACATCTTTAAATAAGTTGATTCTAAATGGAAACCTTATCACTGGTTTAATCCCTCAGTCACTAGGCCTTTGTAAGGATTTGCAGTTGCTTGATTTAAGTAACAATAGAATCATTGGTTCTATTCCAAATGAGATTGGTTACTTGCAAGGATTGGATATTCTCTTGAACTTGAGTTGGAATTCTCTTACTGGTTCCATTCCAATGACTTTCTCTAATCTCTCAAAACTTTCCATATTGGACCTCTCTTACAACAAGCTCACAGGCACACTCATAGTACTTGGTGATCTTGACAATCTTGTGTCTCTAAATGTTTCCTACAATAAATTCTCCGGGACTCTTCCGGACACGAAGTTCTTCCGGGACCTACCAGCGGCTGCGTTCGCTGGTAACCCTGATCTTTGTATTAACAAGTGTCATGCAAGTGAAAATCTACAAGGCAACAAGTCAATAAggaatattattatcttcactTTCCTTGGAGTTATTTTAACTTCTGCTATTGTCACTTGTGGAGTGATATTAGCACTGCGGATTCAAGGGAACAGTTATGGGAGTAGTAATGATTTTGATCATGAAGGTGAACTGGAATGGTCTTTCACTCCATTCCAAAAGCTTAACTTCTCCATCAATGACATTGTAACAAAGTTGTCTGATTCAAACATTGTTGGAAAGGGCTGCTCGGGCGTTGTTTATCGTGTCGAGACTCCAACAAGACAGGCTATTGCAGTGAAGAAACTATGGCCAATAAAGAATGAAGAGACACAAGAGAGGGATCAGTTTACAGCAGAAGTTCAGACGCTTGGATCAATAAGGCATAAAAATATAGTGAGACTTTTAGGATGCTGCGACAACGGAAGAACTAGAATGCTCTTGTTTGATTACATATGTAATGGAAGTTTGTTTGGATTGCTTCATGAAAAGAGATTGTTCTTGGATTGGGATGCAAGGTACAAGATCATACTAGGAGCAGCTCATGGTTTAGAATATCTTCATCATGATTGTATCCCTCCCATCGTCCATCGCGATATTAAGGCTAACAACATCTTGGTAGGTCCAATGTTTGAGGCTTTTCTTGCAGATTTTGGCCTTGCAAAATTGATCATTTCATCAGAGTGTGCAGGAGCTTCTAATGTTGTCGCAGGTTCTTATGGATACATAGCTCCTG AATATGGATACAGTTTAAGGATCACAGAGAAAAGTGATGTATACAGTTATGGTGTTGTGCTACTTGAGATTTTAACTGGAATGGAGCCAACAGATAACAGAATTCCAGAGAATGCTCACATTGTAACATGGGTTATCAGTGAAATCAGAGAGAAGAAAAGAGAGTTCACAACTATCCTTGATCAGCAATTAGTATTGCAATGTGGAACAAGAATTCCAGAGATGCTTCAAGTGTTAGGAGTGGCTCTTTTATGTGTGAATCCGTCCCCGGAAGAACGACCGACGATGAAAGATGTAACGGCAATGCTCAAGGAGATCAGACTTGCAAATGATGATTTGGATAAACCAAATGTTCTCAATAAATGCATGGTTGTTACCAATCCAAAAGCAGCAGTTCATTGTTCAAGTTTCTCAAGATCATGTGAACTTTTGATAGAATCATCATCCTCTTCTTCATAG
- the LOC101494912 gene encoding uncharacterized protein translates to MFPQRHNNISSIELEQMLHLLSSSSSSPIPLSTSMDKSNSRWKPNIEIAPNCPRCASTNTKFCYYNNYSLSQPRYFCKGCRRYWTKGGSLRNVPVGGGCRKTRRGKTIRNSHTDRLSANGSEDDADGHHHQSQNNGSRDIDMALVFAKFLNQNPTNSDHGEEFENENEPINNGSPSSNNINNLSTPESVETENDAVVHPQNPFDADSVALNGELSLSGIDEFEGFLGVDEDVVQDVLWSHSDANANVNAMMMVSSSNYTWQQPSSMMQMDELEYSMPLPILNENGTHDDQLLSHTFNSNSTTVNLINDSWNSWGSFDLSTMEVFSSSSRP, encoded by the coding sequence atgttcCCACAAAGACATAACAATATTAGTTCTATCGAGCTAGAGCAAATGTTGCATTTgctatcttcttcttcttcttctccaaTTCCACTTTCAACCTCAATGGACAAATCAAATTCAAGGTGGAAACCAAACATTGAAATAGCTCCCAATTGTCCTCGTTGCGCTTCAACCAACACCAAATTCTGTTACTACAACAATTACAGCCTGTCACAGCCACGGTATTTTTGCAAAGGTTGTAGGCGTTATTGGACAAAAGGTGGCTCTCTTCGGAATGTTCCCGTTGGCGGTGGTTGCCGCAAAACCCGTCGCGGAAAGACGATCAGGAATTCTCATACCGATCGTCTTTCTGCAAATGGCTCTGAGGATGATGCAGATGGTCATCATCATCAGAGCCAAAATAACGGGTCGCGCGATATAGACATGGCTCTCGTGTTCGCGAAATTCTTAAACCAAAATCCAACAAACAGTGATCATGGCGAGGAATTTGAGAATGAAAATGAGCCTATAAATAACGGGTCACCGTCTTCGAACAATATTAACAATTTGTCAACACCGGAAAGCGTTGAAACAGAGAATGATGCAGTGGTTCATCctcaaaatccttttgatgctgATTCAGTGGCTTTAAATGGGGAATTGAGTTTGAGTGGAATTGATGAGTTTGAAGGGTTTCTAGGTGTTGATGAAGATGTGGTTCAAGATGTTCTATGGTCTCATTCTGATGCTAATGCTAATGTTAATGCTATGATGATGGTTTCATCTTCAAATTATACATGGCAACAACCATCATCCATGATGCAAATGGATGAGTTAGAGTACTCAATGCCATTGCCAATATTGAATGAGAATGGTACTCATGATGATCAATTATTATCTCATACTTTTAATTCAAATTCTACAactgttaatttaattaatgacagtTGGAATTCTTGGGGTTCCTTTGATCTTTCAACTATGGAAGTCTTCTCATCAAGTTCAAGaccttaa